In Blastopirellula sediminis, the following proteins share a genomic window:
- a CDS encoding cytochrome c oxidase subunit I codes for MSTTTIDSHTQAASHEMSVGSFLSTYVFSRDHKVIGIQFLFSTLIWFIVGGLLALGIRWQLAWPWSNMPVIGNMLFSAEGGQISPEFYTVLVTMHATVMIFLVIIPILAGAFGNFLIPLMIGADDMAFPTLNMLSYWFMWPAFIFFGAAFFTDGYGAAAGWTSYPPLSAMTTAAPGSGNAQTYWLLGVTFVGVSSMLGSVNYMTTIIQMRAPGMTMFRLPLTIWGMFITALLQAFALPVLTAAGFMLLADRLFGTGFFLPEALSVNNSPMVSGGGQPLLWQHLFWFYSHPAVYIMILPAMGMVSDILACFARKPIFGYKPMVYSICGIAGLGFIVWGHHMFVSGMNPGLGMTFMVATMMIALPSAVKTFNWLGTIYGGKVRFATPMLFALSFVSMFVIGGLSGIFMAATPVDIVIHDTYFIVAHFHYVLFAGTAMAVFGSIYFWFPKMFGRMMNETLGKIHFALTFLFMNGTFFTMHILGAGGFPRRLADPYHYPTFSHMLSMNQFMTICAIGMVAVQVIFAVNFFYSLFWGPKAGRNPWHANGLEWQAPSPPGHGNFDFQPIVYRGPYEYGSPESDEDFYPQTMPPKQERAELA; via the coding sequence ATGAGCACGACGACTATTGATTCGCATACGCAGGCCGCCTCCCACGAAATGAGCGTGGGTAGTTTCCTGTCGACCTACGTCTTCTCCCGCGACCACAAGGTCATCGGGATCCAGTTCCTCTTCTCGACGTTGATCTGGTTCATCGTCGGCGGTCTGCTGGCGCTGGGGATCCGTTGGCAGTTGGCGTGGCCCTGGTCGAACATGCCGGTGATCGGCAACATGCTCTTCTCGGCGGAAGGGGGCCAGATCTCGCCAGAGTTCTACACCGTGCTGGTGACGATGCACGCGACGGTGATGATCTTCCTGGTGATCATTCCGATCCTGGCCGGCGCCTTCGGCAACTTTTTGATTCCGCTGATGATCGGCGCCGACGACATGGCGTTTCCGACCCTCAACATGCTCAGCTACTGGTTCATGTGGCCGGCCTTCATCTTCTTCGGCGCCGCGTTCTTTACCGATGGCTATGGCGCCGCGGCCGGTTGGACTAGTTATCCGCCGTTATCGGCGATGACGACCGCCGCGCCCGGGAGCGGCAACGCGCAGACTTATTGGCTGCTCGGCGTCACCTTCGTCGGCGTCAGCTCAATGCTTGGTTCGGTTAACTACATGACCACCATCATTCAGATGCGTGCGCCCGGCATGACGATGTTCCGGCTGCCGCTGACGATCTGGGGGATGTTCATCACCGCTTTGCTGCAAGCCTTCGCGTTGCCGGTTTTGACGGCCGCAGGCTTCATGCTGCTGGCCGACCGTTTGTTCGGGACCGGGTTCTTTCTTCCGGAAGCGCTTTCGGTCAATAACTCGCCGATGGTTTCCGGCGGCGGACAGCCGCTGTTGTGGCAGCACTTGTTCTGGTTCTATTCGCACCCGGCGGTGTACATCATGATTCTGCCGGCGATGGGGATGGTTTCGGACATTCTGGCCTGTTTCGCTCGCAAGCCGATCTTCGGTTACAAGCCGATGGTCTACTCGATCTGCGGCATTGCGGGGCTCGGCTTTATCGTCTGGGGTCACCACATGTTCGTCTCGGGAATGAACCCGGGGCTCGGCATGACCTTTATGGTGGCGACCATGATGATCGCGCTGCCGAGCGCCGTGAAGACGTTCAACTGGCTCGGCACGATCTACGGCGGCAAGGTGCGATTCGCCACGCCGATGTTGTTCGCGCTCAGCTTCGTGTCGATGTTTGTGATCGGCGGGTTGTCGGGGATTTTCATGGCGGCTACTCCGGTCGACATCGTGATTCACGACACCTACTTCATCGTGGCTCACTTCCACTACGTGCTGTTCGCCGGCACGGCGATGGCGGTCTTCGGTTCGATTTACTTCTGGTTCCCGAAGATGTTCGGCCGGATGATGAACGAAACGTTGGGCAAGATTCACTTCGCCCTGACGTTCCTCTTCATGAACGGCACCTTCTTCACGATGCATATCTTGGGCGCCGGCGGATTTCCGCGGCGGTTGGCCGATCCGTATCACTATCCGACCTTCAGCCATATGCTGTCGATGAATCAGTTCATGACGATTTGCGCCATCGGCATGGTCGCGGTGCAGGTCATCTTCGCCGTCAACTTCTTCTACAGCTTGTTCTGGGGACCGAAGGCGGGCCGCAATCCGTGGCATGCGAACGGTCTGGAATGGCAAGCGCCGAGTCCTCCCGGACATGGTAACTTCGACTTCCAACCGATCGTCTATCGCGGTCCGTATGAATATGGTTCGCCGGAGAGCGACGAAGACTTCTACCCGCAGACAATGCCGCCGAAACAAGAACGAGCCGAACTGGCCTAA
- a CDS encoding COX15/CtaA family protein, which yields MTEPQPTTRSRWPHRIAVLLVCTTFPLIWVGGLVTTKKAGMAVPDWPNTYGYNLFLYPISEWVAGPFDLFVEHGHRLLGSAVGMISIALVVAVALLDKRRWLLTLSIVSLIAVIFQGILGGARVIQDEVLLARVHGCFGPAFFALTVGLAVITSKRWDAIQAVKHTGAGRLQVLAVITASLAYVQLLIGSFIRHVPAGGSHNDFRVAVIFHVIFAFLVAANVIALAILAWRKFPEAIAVRRQSLFAALIVLVQIGLGVAAWTFRYGWPTFLPGRDLDPTFVIHAESVAQAGVVTAHVATGSLIVGVTVAIALYSFRYFSTSPASLVPQGADKSTLRGVTI from the coding sequence GTGACTGAACCGCAACCGACAACTCGATCACGCTGGCCACACCGCATTGCGGTGTTGTTGGTCTGCACGACCTTTCCCTTGATCTGGGTCGGTGGTCTGGTGACGACGAAGAAGGCGGGGATGGCGGTTCCCGATTGGCCGAACACGTACGGCTATAACCTGTTCCTCTATCCGATCTCGGAATGGGTCGCCGGTCCGTTCGACTTGTTCGTCGAACATGGACATCGTCTGCTCGGCTCGGCGGTCGGGATGATCTCGATCGCGCTGGTTGTGGCAGTCGCCCTGTTGGACAAGCGGCGCTGGCTGCTGACGCTGTCGATCGTTTCGCTGATCGCGGTGATCTTCCAGGGGATCTTGGGGGGCGCCCGGGTGATTCAAGACGAAGTGCTGCTCGCCCGCGTGCATGGTTGCTTCGGCCCGGCGTTCTTTGCGCTGACGGTCGGCCTGGCGGTCATCACGTCGAAACGCTGGGATGCGATTCAAGCGGTCAAGCATACCGGCGCCGGACGGTTGCAAGTCCTCGCGGTCATCACCGCTTCGCTCGCTTACGTACAACTGCTAATTGGCTCCTTCATTCGGCATGTGCCGGCCGGGGGAAGCCATAACGATTTCCGCGTCGCGGTGATCTTCCACGTGATCTTCGCGTTTCTGGTCGCCGCGAACGTAATCGCGCTGGCGATCCTGGCCTGGCGAAAGTTTCCCGAGGCGATCGCCGTGCGGCGACAGTCGCTGTTCGCCGCGTTGATTGTGCTGGTGCAAATCGGTCTGGGCGTTGCGGCTTGGACCTTTCGATATGGTTGGCCGACGTTCCTGCCGGGCAGGGACTTGGATCCGACGTTTGTGATTCATGCCGAAAGCGTCGCTCAGGCGGGCGTCGTGACGGCTCATGTCGCTACAGGTTCGCTGATCGTCGGCGTGACGGTCGCCATAGCGCTATACAGTTTCCGTTATTTTTCGACATCCCCGGCGTCGCTGGTTCCGCAAGGTGCGGATAAATCGACGCTTCGAGGCGTCACGATATGA
- the cyoE gene encoding heme o synthase — protein sequence MSTTPIAFEQRRAGRLAIAADYVELTKPKIAVMLLAAVAVSGCVATWGQPDLWRLFHAIVGTALVAASSCVWNQWIERRSDLLMKRTRDRPLPSGRVAANSAALFGAVLGSVGVSYLAATVGWGVAAIGAATWLLYVVVYTPMKRTSPWNTAVGAVAGALPLLMGWAAMGTPFDLRAAALFAILFFWQFPHFMAIAWIYRKDYAEAGMQMLPVVDPTGLRPGRQAIGAALALTLVSVVPFLNAPLDGAPWCIAAALLLGIAQLLLAIRFSVRRDDQSARHLLWASLIYLPAMLGVLLAFPIL from the coding sequence ATGAGCACGACCCCAATCGCCTTTGAACAACGTCGCGCCGGTCGCTTGGCGATCGCCGCGGACTATGTCGAACTGACGAAGCCGAAGATCGCGGTGATGCTGCTGGCAGCAGTCGCCGTCAGCGGCTGCGTCGCCACGTGGGGACAGCCCGATTTGTGGCGGCTGTTTCATGCGATCGTCGGAACCGCACTGGTCGCCGCGAGCAGCTGCGTCTGGAACCAATGGATCGAACGTCGCAGCGATCTGCTGATGAAGCGGACCCGCGATCGTCCGCTACCTTCGGGACGAGTCGCCGCGAATTCGGCCGCGCTGTTTGGCGCTGTGCTTGGCTCGGTCGGCGTCTCGTACCTGGCAGCGACGGTTGGCTGGGGAGTCGCCGCGATTGGCGCCGCGACTTGGCTGTTGTACGTCGTCGTCTACACGCCGATGAAGCGGACGAGCCCCTGGAACACCGCCGTCGGCGCGGTCGCTGGCGCATTGCCGCTGCTGATGGGCTGGGCCGCGATGGGGACGCCGTTTGATTTGCGAGCGGCTGCTCTGTTTGCAATTTTGTTCTTCTGGCAGTTTCCGCACTTCATGGCGATCGCTTGGATCTATCGCAAAGATTACGCCGAGGCAGGCATGCAAATGCTGCCGGTGGTCGATCCGACCGGACTTCGACCCGGCCGCCAGGCGATTGGGGCGGCGCTTGCCCTGACGCTGGTGAGCGTGGTGCCGTTTTTGAACGCTCCGCTGGATGGCGCTCCGTGGTGCATCGCGGCGGCGCTGCTGCTCGGGATCGCGCAGCTGTTGTTGGCGATTCGGTTTTCGGTTCGTCGCGACGATCAGAGCGCTCGCCATTTGTTGTGGGCGTCGCTCATTTACTTGCCGGCCATGCTGGGCGTGTTGTTGGCGTTCCCGATTTTGTGA
- a CDS encoding cytochrome c oxidase subunit 3, with amino-acid sequence MSQHHDDHHEHGHIQLEYQPALPIPNGKLCLWLFLSTEIMFFAGLIGAYIVLRFGAPTWPSPHDVHLSEPIGAFNTFVLICSSLSVVLALEAAKSNKTGLAKFWMCVTFLLGLSFLGVKAYEYKEKFAHGIYPAYPHGLLYDKPDVYYASAVKVALEDAAKECTTQIDLVDKSAADIDAAKSELEEAEKPEDKKKAEEKLAAAQKVNEQAVAMADTYKERRETLELLRNGLIQWNTRQATQTANPVEGQALLSSIAYTIQHPHEDEEELTRLVEEKGTLTTKLAELEKAEEKDPQEIALIQTRLKLIDYLTADNAEVLRHGVNHTYDWLDLPFVIPSGNMWASTYFLLTGFHAIHVLVGLIVFAVALPATLGVAKATFIEAAGLYWHFVDLVWIFLFPILYLF; translated from the coding sequence ATGTCGCAGCATCACGACGATCATCACGAGCATGGTCATATTCAACTGGAATACCAGCCGGCGCTGCCGATTCCTAACGGCAAGCTCTGCTTGTGGCTATTCCTCTCGACCGAAATCATGTTCTTCGCGGGGTTGATCGGCGCGTACATCGTGCTTCGCTTTGGCGCTCCAACCTGGCCGTCGCCGCATGACGTCCACCTGAGCGAACCGATCGGCGCGTTCAATACGTTCGTGCTGATCTGCTCCAGCTTGTCGGTAGTTCTCGCGCTGGAAGCGGCGAAGTCGAACAAGACCGGGCTCGCCAAGTTCTGGATGTGCGTGACGTTTCTCTTGGGGCTCTCGTTCCTGGGAGTCAAAGCGTACGAATACAAAGAGAAATTCGCCCACGGCATCTACCCGGCATACCCGCACGGATTGTTGTACGACAAGCCGGACGTCTATTATGCGTCGGCGGTAAAGGTGGCGCTGGAAGACGCTGCGAAAGAGTGCACGACCCAAATCGACCTGGTCGACAAGTCGGCGGCCGACATCGACGCGGCCAAGTCTGAATTGGAAGAAGCCGAAAAGCCGGAAGATAAAAAGAAAGCGGAAGAGAAGCTGGCTGCCGCCCAAAAGGTGAACGAGCAAGCGGTCGCGATGGCCGACACTTACAAAGAACGTCGCGAGACGCTCGAACTGCTTCGCAACGGGCTGATCCAGTGGAACACGCGGCAAGCGACGCAAACCGCCAACCCGGTCGAAGGGCAAGCGCTGCTCAGCAGCATCGCCTACACGATTCAGCACCCGCACGAAGATGAAGAAGAGCTGACGCGTCTGGTCGAAGAGAAGGGGACGCTGACGACGAAGTTGGCCGAACTGGAGAAAGCGGAAGAAAAGGATCCGCAAGAGATCGCGTTGATCCAAACTCGTTTGAAGCTGATCGATTATCTGACGGCCGATAACGCCGAGGTTTTGCGTCACGGGGTGAATCACACCTACGATTGGCTTGATCTGCCGTTCGTGATCCCCAGCGGCAACATGTGGGCGAGCACCTACTTTTTGCTGACCGGTTTCCATGCGATTCACGTGCTGGTCGGGCTGATCGTCTTTGCGGTCGCGTTGCCGGCGACCTTGGGAGTCGCCAAAGCGACCTTCATTGAAGCGGCCGGGCTCTATTGGCACTTTGTCGATCTGGTCTGGATCTTCTTGTTCCCGATCCTTTACTTGTTTTAA
- a CDS encoding cytochrome C oxidase subunit IV family protein, with translation MSSTEHAHPHHEGAQEFGHGGTGKYWAVFLALCLLTGCSFLTYFEMWHHAIPVSVSRAFMMAVSVSKALLVMGFFMHLIWEANWKWVLTVPAAMMAVFLVCMLIPDIGFRTYHYSSHRWNHTPQPIEQPAEQLEGAPASLQPGH, from the coding sequence ATGTCGTCTACCGAACACGCGCATCCGCACCACGAAGGGGCCCAAGAGTTTGGCCATGGCGGAACCGGCAAGTATTGGGCGGTCTTTTTGGCCCTCTGCTTGCTGACGGGGTGCTCGTTTCTGACCTATTTCGAGATGTGGCACCACGCGATTCCGGTCAGCGTCAGCCGCGCGTTTATGATGGCCGTTTCGGTCAGCAAGGCGTTGCTGGTGATGGGCTTCTTCATGCACTTGATCTGGGAAGCGAACTGGAAGTGGGTGCTGACCGTGCCGGCCGCGATGATGGCGGTCTTCTTGGTCTGCATGCTGATTCCCGATATCGGTTTCCGCACCTACCACTACAGCAGTCATCGCTGGAATCACACCCCGCAGCCGATTGAGCAACCGGCGGAGCAGCTGGAAGGCGCACCTGCATCGCTCCAGCCGGGGCATTAA
- a CDS encoding ABC transporter ATP-binding protein: MSAVALSIENVTYNYGTRRALNDLSLQVEPGEIFVFLGPNGGGKTTLFRLLSTLAPLQAGKVDVLGFDLATQRDQVRRRIGVVFQSPSLDKKLTVAENMRQQSALYGLSGAAAKEAEERMMRQLGVHDRAGDLAEQLSGGLRRRVELAKGMIHRPRLLLLDEPSTGLDPGARSSLWEYLQRIRAEQGVTIVLTTHLLEEAEKADRIAILDQGTLVALDTPTALKSSVGGDSVTITTRGDAEALAMALRQIVSYEVRVMDSAVRFEAPDASHLAPHIMQALGEQIDSITFGKPTLEDVFIDKTGRQYWREEATHE; encoded by the coding sequence ATGTCGGCGGTCGCCCTTTCTATCGAGAACGTCACGTATAACTACGGTACGCGGCGCGCGCTGAACGACTTGTCGCTGCAAGTCGAGCCGGGGGAGATCTTCGTCTTTCTCGGGCCGAACGGCGGAGGGAAGACGACGCTGTTTCGTCTGCTGTCGACGCTCGCGCCGCTGCAAGCCGGGAAGGTGGATGTGCTGGGGTTCGATCTCGCGACCCAGCGTGATCAGGTCCGTCGCCGGATCGGCGTCGTATTTCAATCGCCCAGTCTCGATAAGAAGCTGACCGTCGCCGAGAACATGCGGCAGCAGTCGGCCCTCTACGGACTGAGCGGCGCCGCCGCCAAAGAGGCGGAAGAGCGAATGATGCGTCAGCTGGGAGTGCACGATCGCGCCGGTGATCTGGCCGAGCAGCTTTCCGGCGGGCTCCGTCGTCGCGTCGAACTGGCGAAGGGAATGATTCATCGCCCGCGATTGCTGCTGTTGGATGAGCCGAGCACTGGACTCGATCCAGGCGCCCGCAGCAGTTTGTGGGAATACCTACAGCGGATTCGAGCGGAGCAGGGGGTGACGATCGTGCTGACGACCCATCTGCTGGAAGAAGCGGAGAAAGCGGACCGGATCGCGATTCTGGATCAAGGGACGCTCGTCGCGCTCGATACGCCGACGGCGCTCAAGTCTTCGGTCGGCGGCGACTCGGTCACGATCACGACCCGCGGCGACGCCGAAGCTTTGGCTATGGCGCTGCGGCAGATCGTCTCGTACGAGGTGCGCGTGATGGATAGCGCCGTTCGTTTTGAGGCGCCGGACGCGTCGCATCTGGCGCCGCACATTATGCAGGCGCTCGGCGAGCAGATCGATTCGATCACCTTCGGTAAGCCGACGCTGGAAGACGTCTTCATCGACAAGACCGGCCGCCAATACTGGCGCGAGGAGGCGACCCATGAGTAG
- a CDS encoding ABC transporter permease — protein MSSDVDAPIEPKPLLAAASLCKREIVRFLRQRNRIIGAIGQPLLFWLLFGAGMSRTFQLPGAATAAGVSFLEYYFSGTLMLIVLFTAIFATISIIEDRNEGFLQSVLAAPIPRWSMVLGKVMGGALLATMQGVLFLLLALTLKVNLGPLNFVVMAVFLLIVGIGLTSLGFLLAWRMESTQGFHAVMNLLLMPLWLLSGAFFPVPYVTAQSPWSQVAMHWVMRLNPVTYAIASLREIMYWGMGNDAPLPGRGLPVEAYWSPSPAVAIEVTVAFAVLMLLWACWSAAEPRSGDA, from the coding sequence ATGAGTAGCGACGTCGACGCTCCGATCGAGCCGAAGCCGCTGTTGGCCGCCGCTTCGCTCTGCAAACGAGAGATCGTCCGTTTCCTGCGACAGCGGAACCGGATCATCGGCGCGATTGGACAGCCGCTCCTCTTCTGGCTGCTGTTTGGCGCCGGGATGAGTCGGACGTTTCAGTTGCCTGGCGCGGCGACGGCGGCCGGCGTCAGCTTTTTGGAGTATTACTTCTCCGGCACGCTGATGCTGATCGTGTTGTTCACGGCGATCTTTGCGACGATCTCGATTATTGAAGATCGGAATGAAGGGTTTTTGCAGTCGGTCCTCGCGGCGCCGATTCCCCGCTGGTCGATGGTGCTGGGGAAGGTGATGGGAGGCGCGCTGCTGGCGACGATGCAAGGCGTGTTGTTCTTGCTGCTGGCGCTAACGCTGAAGGTCAACTTGGGGCCGCTCAACTTTGTGGTGATGGCGGTCTTCTTGCTAATTGTCGGGATCGGGCTGACGTCGCTCGGCTTTTTGCTCGCCTGGCGGATGGAGTCGACGCAAGGTTTTCACGCGGTGATGAACTTGCTGCTGATGCCGCTCTGGTTGTTGTCAGGCGCCTTTTTCCCGGTTCCGTACGTCACCGCACAGTCTCCCTGGAGCCAGGTTGCGATGCATTGGGTGATGCGGCTGAACCCGGTCACCTACGCAATCGCCTCGCTGCGAGAGATAATGTACTGGGGTATGGGGAACGACGCGCCGCTGCCGGGACGTGGACTGCCGGTCGAAGCGTATTGGTCGCCGAGTCCTGCCGTCGCCATCGAGGTGACGGTTGCGTTCGCCGTGTTGATGCTTCTGTGGGCTTGTTGGTCCGCGGCGGAACCGAGAAGTGGAGACGCTTGA
- a CDS encoding SCO family protein, translated as MNKTFAFFLATLFVLIGGMIVWFAANAKNQESGMRDVDSPKHNVTVPENVYIGEFALTDSAGAEFDSKELDGDVWVGSFFFTTCPSICRLLNQQVAVLAKEFKGQDVKFVSITCDPATDTPEVLAKYAQMFEADPSQWKFLTGDLEKIQEISEKQFHVGFAKQTHSERMVVIDRNGKLRGSFLATQNSDFKAARKLIKELLEEKPEEKKSTEEPPAEPMESFTLTERSGQEFDSKSLDGKYWLGSFFFTTCPSTCTLLNLENSRLQAEYADRGLKIVSITCDPANDTPNVLTGYAERFIAKPDVWYFLTGDLKYIEKIGANYFHAVVKPQTHSEQLYLVGPDGKVIDSYAALNPTQMRQLRKKLDEVLGPKQEETSEQPSAESAGDEGSSAGETAAKQE; from the coding sequence ATGAATAAAACGTTCGCCTTTTTCCTCGCCACCCTGTTCGTTTTGATTGGGGGAATGATCGTCTGGTTCGCCGCCAACGCGAAGAACCAGGAAAGCGGCATGCGCGACGTCGATTCCCCGAAGCACAACGTGACCGTTCCTGAGAACGTCTACATCGGTGAGTTCGCGTTAACCGATTCGGCTGGCGCCGAGTTCGACTCGAAAGAGCTGGACGGCGACGTCTGGGTCGGCAGCTTTTTCTTTACGACTTGCCCGTCGATCTGCCGGTTGTTGAATCAACAAGTTGCGGTGCTGGCCAAGGAGTTCAAAGGCCAGGACGTCAAGTTCGTCAGCATCACCTGCGATCCGGCGACCGATACGCCGGAAGTGTTGGCGAAGTACGCCCAGATGTTTGAGGCCGATCCGTCGCAGTGGAAGTTTTTGACCGGCGACCTGGAGAAGATCCAGGAGATTTCGGAAAAGCAGTTCCACGTCGGCTTCGCCAAGCAGACGCATAGCGAGCGGATGGTGGTCATCGATCGCAACGGCAAACTGCGCGGCAGCTTTCTGGCGACGCAAAACTCGGACTTCAAAGCCGCCCGCAAGTTAATCAAGGAGCTGCTGGAGGAGAAGCCGGAAGAAAAGAAGTCAACCGAAGAGCCGCCGGCTGAGCCGATGGAGTCGTTTACGCTCACCGAACGGAGCGGCCAAGAGTTTGACAGTAAATCGCTGGACGGAAAGTATTGGCTCGGCAGCTTCTTTTTCACCACTTGCCCGTCGACGTGCACGCTGCTGAATCTGGAAAACTCGCGGTTGCAGGCCGAGTACGCCGATCGTGGTTTGAAGATTGTCAGCATTACCTGCGACCCGGCCAATGACACGCCGAACGTGCTAACCGGCTATGCCGAGCGTTTTATCGCCAAGCCGGACGTCTGGTACTTTTTGACCGGTGATCTGAAGTACATCGAAAAGATCGGCGCCAACTATTTTCACGCCGTGGTGAAACCGCAAACCCATAGCGAACAGCTGTACCTGGTCGGCCCGGACGGCAAAGTGATCGACTCGTACGCCGCACTCAACCCGACGCAAATGCGTCAGTTGCGTAAGAAGCTAGACGAGGTGTTGGGGCCGAAGCAGGAAGAGACGTCGGAGCAGCCCTCCGCTGAGTCTGCCGGAGACGAAGGTTCGTCGGCCGGCGAAACCGCCGCAAAGCAGGAGTAA
- a CDS encoding DUF420 domain-containing protein produces the protein MDLVQILPHVNASLNGLATLLLVVGFVQIKRHQEVAHKWTMLSCFGVSILFLGCYLTYHALLEGHGKTFPTYPSAGVRYFYYGMLLTHVVLAAAVPFLAVATIYYGLRDNRPLHRKLAKVTFPIWLYVSVTGVLVYLMLYQFFPPQAV, from the coding sequence TTGGACCTGGTTCAGATTTTGCCGCATGTCAACGCTTCGCTGAACGGCCTGGCGACCCTGTTGTTGGTCGTCGGTTTCGTCCAGATCAAGCGTCATCAGGAAGTCGCCCACAAGTGGACGATGCTCTCTTGTTTTGGCGTTTCGATCCTCTTTTTGGGCTGCTACCTGACGTATCACGCGCTGCTGGAAGGGCATGGAAAGACGTTCCCGACCTATCCGTCGGCGGGCGTTCGCTACTTTTACTACGGCATGTTGCTGACCCATGTCGTCTTGGCGGCTGCGGTCCCATTTTTGGCGGTTGCGACGATTTACTACGGTTTGCGTGACAATCGGCCGCTACACCGTAAACTAGCGAAAGTGACCTTTCCGATTTGGTTGTACGTCTCGGTGACCGGCGTGCTGGTCTACTTGATGCTGTATCAATTCTTTCCCCCGCAAGCGGTTTAG
- a CDS encoding DUF983 domain-containing protein — translation MRCPVCGQGRIMRSWFRMHKNCPECGALIEREPGFFLGSIYFNYGLTTLIVAIAFPLLLFNGIADSQTLLFTSLAFVLIFPLLFFPLARSLWLGHDQYWDPRTDIPERLP, via the coding sequence TTGCGCTGCCCGGTTTGCGGTCAGGGGCGGATCATGCGCAGTTGGTTCCGCATGCACAAGAACTGCCCCGAGTGCGGCGCCCTCATCGAACGTGAGCCTGGCTTCTTTTTGGGCTCGATCTATTTCAACTACGGGCTGACGACGCTGATCGTGGCGATTGCGTTTCCGCTGCTTCTCTTCAATGGGATCGCCGACTCGCAGACGTTGCTCTTTACGTCGCTCGCGTTCGTTTTGATCTTCCCACTCTTATTTTTTCCGCTCGCGCGCAGCTTGTGGCTCGGCCATGATCAATACTGGGATCCGCGCACCGACATCCCGGAGCGGCTGCCGTAA